A stretch of Cylindrospermopsis curvispora GIHE-G1 DNA encodes these proteins:
- a CDS encoding GUN4 domain-containing protein, giving the protein MNRKKLTQLITIAILVTFITIFYPFITIALTTKEIGAIAERVTVRLSGPDQGSGVIINKNGNTYTVLTNSHVFQYKGAFEIITYDGRKYQSNNVTEIPNLDLATLQFNSDQEYQVVALGDSNTVTIGQVVYISGFPSKQDFTFRFDGISRILKKPRDGGYSLVYRIGALKGMSGGPILDENGKLVGIHGLTYSQSLGDGRGTPEEYGIPLQTFLNAPPPTPSRYTKLETLLKAQDFREADIETYRVMLAVAKRQSEGWFRIEDAENFPCQELRTIDNLWLKYSQGKFGISVQQEIYKNLGGTKQYDVNVWRSFGDRVGWRKQGSWLDYKDLNFSLSAPTGQLPDIRTSSSSLGFGFVVGGRTWITSLLSRHVQCNP; this is encoded by the coding sequence AAAGAAATCGGCGCGATCGCTGAAAGGGTGACCGTTCGCCTTAGCGGTCCCGACCAAGGTTCAGGTGTAATTATCAATAAAAATGGTAACACTTACACAGTATTAACCAATTCCCATGTTTTTCAGTATAAAGGCGCATTTGAAATTATCACCTACGATGGGAGAAAATACCAATCAAATAACGTAACAGAAATACCTAATCTTGATTTAGCCACCCTTCAATTTAACAGTGACCAAGAATATCAAGTAGTGGCATTGGGTGACTCTAATACTGTAACCATAGGGCAGGTAGTTTATATTAGTGGGTTTCCTTCTAAACAAGACTTTACCTTTAGATTTGATGGAATCTCCCGGATTTTAAAAAAACCAAGAGACGGGGGATATAGCTTGGTATATAGAATAGGAGCATTAAAAGGAATGAGTGGAGGTCCCATCCTAGATGAGAATGGTAAATTAGTAGGTATTCATGGGCTAACCTACAGTCAAAGCCTAGGAGATGGACGCGGTACACCAGAAGAATATGGAATTCCACTTCAGACCTTTTTAAATGCACCACCCCCCACACCGAGCAGGTACACAAAATTAGAAACCTTGTTGAAAGCTCAAGACTTTAGAGAAGCAGATATAGAAACATACAGAGTAATGTTAGCAGTAGCTAAAAGACAAAGCGAGGGTTGGTTCAGAATAGAAGATGCAGAAAATTTTCCCTGTCAAGAATTGCGCACCATTGACAATCTGTGGTTAAAATATAGTCAGGGTAAATTTGGTATATCTGTCCAACAAGAAATATACAAAAACCTGGGAGGAACAAAACAATATGATGTGAATGTATGGAGATCCTTCGGAGACAGGGTGGGATGGAGAAAACAAGGTTCATGGCTCGATTACAAAGATTTAAACTTTTCATTATCCGCACCAACGGGTCAACTCCCAGATATAAGGACGTCGTCGTCGTCGTTGGGGTTCGGTTTTGTCGTGGGTGGTCGTACTTGGATTACTTCCCTCCTGTCAAGACATGTACAGTGTAACCCATAA